Proteins encoded together in one Benincasa hispida cultivar B227 chromosome 1, ASM972705v1, whole genome shotgun sequence window:
- the LOC120079686 gene encoding protein MICRORCHIDIA 7-like, giving the protein MDSSVIDNHQPSEIADPIDINGRQTPNTLSTGINDEGDDSFSDSINVTNLKRKYGLESGNGSSSEEDDSLSFLKSRKLNIPLIVEPIRSVKASEYETPVSPGSVKVDNLTPLEALPLSVVPMEDLEDGDSKDNPPIKCCRQFWKAGDYEGNCNRDPISNSVGMDHVRVHPKFLHSNATSHKWALGAFAELLDNSLDEVCNGATYVHIDILKNERDGSRMLLIEDDGGGMCPDKMRCCISLGYSSKRNLPNTIGQYGNGFKTSTMRLGADVLVYSRCSGSDQRGPTQSIGMLSYTFLRDTGKDDIVVPMVDFEFKEDCWSKMMRSEDDWNRNLEIIAQWSPYSIEELFEQFNFLKDHGTRIIIYNLWEDDEGHLELDFDADSHDIQIRGVNRDEKNIKMAEQYPNSRHYLTYRHSLRIYASILYLRLPPGFRIILRGKDVEHHNIVDDLMLTRQITYRPQQLPANAIKKHSDMCVMVTIGFVKDAGAHIDVQGFSVYHKNRLIKPFWRIWNPAGSDGRGVIGVLEANFVEPAHDKQGFERTIVLQRLESRLIQIQKDYWTKNCQEVGYAPRRRSVESNYNMENKMNVRNGINVSSTTSSVVLPTSTTKPNVNMEKIVLPSTVKVTIQPGTTPGSTLYTYTSHSHQPPVTPSTARPVNHVFEQSPPFVQPPTANSNGTLFGNIDISSLKKGREELIDLLRPGRLKDPYVSSLMTYLLNEMDKYKSLESKVATLNKQLHEATQKLEEKEKEGMLQIDFSSAEMMKKDEEIATLTERLWDATATINELRGRISQLENSNTLSISKTEANECAHNMFSSQENNNNP; this is encoded by the exons ATGGATTCTTCCGTAATCGACAATCACCAGCCCTCTGAAATCGCGGACCCAATCGACATTAACGGCCGCCAGACCCCTAATACTCTTTCCACTGGCATTAATGATGAGGGTGACGATTCGTTTTCAGATTCTATTAACGTCACTAATTTGAAGAGGAAGTACGGATTGGAAAGCGGAAACGGTAGTTCGAGTGAAGAAGATGATTCTCTGTCGTTTTTGAAGTCGCGTAAACTCAACATTCCGCTTATTGTTGAGCCGATTAGGTCTGTGAAAGCTTCCGAGTATGAAACTCCTGTTTCTCCTGGTTCGGTGAAAGTAGATAATCTTACGCCATTGGAGGCCCTTCCTCTCTCGGTGGTTCCGATGGAGGATTTGGAAGATGGTGATAGTAAGGATAATCCGCCGATTAAATGCTGTAGGCAGTTTTGGAAAGCAGGGGATTATGAGGGAAATTGCAATCGTGATCCTATTTCGAATTCAG TTGGTATGGATCATGTTAGAGTACATCCAAAATTTCTACATTCCAATGCAACCAGCCATAAGTGGGCTCTGGGAG CTTTTGCAGAGCTCTTGGACAATTCTTTAGATGAG gtCTGCAATGGGGCTACATATGTTCATATTGATATATTGAAAAACGAAAGGGATGGAAGTAGAATGTTGCTTATTGAAG ATGACGGCGGTGGTATGTGCCCTGATAAAATGAGATGCTGTATTTCTCTTGGTTATTCTTCAAAGCGGAATTTGCCCAACACTATTGGTCAAT ATGGAAATGGGTTCAAAACAAGTACCATGAGGCTTGGAGCGGATGTTCTTGTGTATTCCCGTTGCAGTGGAAGTGATCAAAGAGG ccCAACACAAAGTATTGGCATGTTGTCATACACATTTTTGAGGGACACTGGAAAGGATGATATTGTGGTTCCCATG GTTGACTTTGAGTTTAAAGAAGATTGTTGGAGCAAGATGATGCGCTCCGAAGATGATTGGAATAGGAATCTGGAAATTATAGCCCAATGGTCTCCTTATTCGATCGAGGAACTATTTGAACAG ttcaattttttgaaagatCACGGGACGCGCATTATTATATATAACCTTTGGGAAGATGATGAAGGTCACCTGGAACTCGACTTTGATGCTGATTCACAT GACATTCAAATTAGAGGAGTGAATCGAGATGAGAAGAACATAAAAATGGCAGAACAATATCCTAACTCACGCCACTACTTAACCTACCGACATTCACTGAGG ATTTATGCATCAATTCTGTATCTCAGACTTCCACCGGGGTTTAGAATTATTCTACGAGGAAAAGATGTGGAACATCACAATATTGTGGATGATTTAATGTTAACAAGGCAGATAACATATAGACCTCAGCAACTTCCTGCCAACGCAATCAAAAAACATTCGGat ATGTGTGTAATGGTGACAATTGGATTCGTGAAGGATGCAGGAGCCCATATCGATGTTCAGGGATTCAGTGTCTACCACAAAAATCGGTTAATAAAG CCATTCTGGAGGATATGGAATCCTGCCGGTAGTGACGGCCGTGGAGTTATAG GTGTCCTGGAAGCTAATTTTGTGGAACCAGCTCACGACAAGCAAGGTTTTGAGAGGACCATCGTACTTCAGAGGCTCGAGTCACgattaattcaaattcaaaaggaTTACTG GACGAAAAATTGCCAAGAGGTGGGTTACGCTCCAAGACGACGTTCAGTGGAATCTAATTATAAtatggaaaataaaatgaatgtgCGGAATGGTATAAATGTCTCAAGTACTACTTCTTCGGTGGTCCTTCCTACATCTACAACCAAACCTAACGTGAACATGGAGAAAATAGTATTACCATCTACCGTTAAAGTTACAATTCAACCCGGAACGACTCCCGGATCAACCTTGTACACTTACACCTCTCACTCTCACCAACCTCCTGTCACTCCATCCACTGCGAGGCCGGTCAACCACGTGTTTGAACAGTCGCCACCTTTTGTTCAG CCACCCACCGCCAACTCAAATGGAACGTTATTTGGTAATATTGATATATCAAGTTTGAAGAAAGGGAGAGAAGAGCTAATTGATCTGCTCAGGCCTGGAAG GTTAAAGGATCCATATGTCAGCAGTTTGATGACCtatttattgaatgaaatggaCAAGTATAAAAGTCTGGAAAGCAAA GTTGCGACTCTTAACAAGCAGTTGCATGAAGCAACCCAGAAGctagaagagaaggagaaagaagGGATGCTTCAAATTGATTTCAGTTCAGCTGAAATGATGAAAAAAGACGAGGAGATAGCCACTTTGACAGAGAGATTATGG GATGCTACTGCAACTATAAACGAGCTGCGAGGGAGGATAAGTCAGCTAGAAAACAGTAACACGCTTTCGATTTCCAAAACTGAAGCTAACGAATGTGCACATAATATGTTCTCAAGCcaggaaaataataataatccctAA
- the LOC120078062 gene encoding exocyst complex component EXO70B1: MEKNPPPEKSESFSKNFNRKIANLGSPRRTLDAAASDAKSDSEKLPADGDDDAYIEDPLSESDTALIFEEVDRFLQTLSNVGDDGSNLIHEIPSSVHSLSKMVDSMITRYNSNKYPAKLGKDPDRDSSFFEALGRISKIAIKLSEFPTSTASIPSFNRTTTALQRAMSLLDEEFNALLKECKHRELDSKSDRKASKQSSFKTINEATDQQNSTVPESSESDSAKEEIFPSFAPETVSNMKRIAGTMISAGYEKECCMSYSFLRQSSFKGILNKLGYESISIDEIQKMQWETLQSEIDKWIAVVKKCSKSLFPGEWKLCDSVFNDHPFISHTLFSNLTRAVVIKLLNFANAVVLTKRSAEKMFKLLDMYETIRDLIPAINGFPENCRTELISEAEGAKNGIGEAIVGIFYDLENSIKSDNAKIPVPGGAVHPLTRYIMNYLKYACEYKETLEQVFQFLDPKADENRPARMDENDDASPRKSQLAIQIAMVMDLLDANLAMRSKLYRDASLRYIFLMNNGRYIVQKIKGSSGITELMGDRWCRKRSTNLRQYHKNYQRETWSKVLQCLSHEGLLVNGKVSKPILKERFKSFNAMFDEIHKTQSSWVVSDEQLQSELRISVSAVMIPAYRSFVGRFKQHFDPGRQSEKYIKYQPEDIEGLIDDLFDGNTASMGRRR; this comes from the coding sequence ATGGAGAAAAACCCACCCCCAGAAAAGTCTGaaagtttttctaaaaattttaatagaaaGATTGCTAATTTAGGCTCACCTCGACGGACTCTCGACGCTGCTGCTTCCGATGCTAAATCCGATTCCGAAAAGCTTCCTGCCGACGGAGATGACGATGCTTATATTGAAGACCCTCTTTCTGAATCCGATACAGCCTTGATTTTCGAAGAGGTTGATCGATTTCTTCAGACTTTGTCCAATGTTGGAGATGATGGATCCAATCTAATCCATGAAATTCCGAGCTCCGTTCATTCGTTGTCGAAAATGGTGGACTCGATGATCACCAGGTACAATTCTAACAAATATCCGGCGAAGCTTGGGAAAGATCCTGACCGGGATTCTTCCTTTTTCGAAGCTTTAGGTCGCATTTCCAAGATTGCGATTAAATTAAGTGAATTCCCTACCAGTACTGCCTCGATTCCTTCTTTCAATCGGACTACCACGGCTCTACAGCGAGCGATGTCATTATTGGATGAAGAATTCAATGCCCTTTTGAAAGAATGCAAACATCGGGAGCTTGATTCGAAATCTGACAGGAAAGCATCAAAGCAATCGTCGTTCAAAACAATCAATGAAGCAACAGATCAACAAAACAGCACTGTTCCTGAATCATCCGAGTCCGATTCTGCTAAGGAAGAGATATTCCCGTCTTTTGCGCCGGAAACTGTGTCAAACATGAAAAGAATTGCCGGAACAATGATCTCCGCTGGTTATGAGAAGGAATGTTGTATGAGTTACAGCTTCCTCCGGCAGAGTTCGTTCAAAGGAATATTGAACAAGCTGGGGTATGAAAGTATTAGCATAGACGAGATTCAGAAAATGCAATGGGAAACTCTTCAATCGGAAATCGACAAATGGATCGCCGTCGTCAAGAAATGCTCAAAGTCTCTGTTCCCAGGCGAGTGGAAGCTTTGTGACTCTGTTTTCAACGATCATCCCTTCATTTCCCATACGCTCTTCAGCAATTTAACAAGAGCGGTAGTCATCAAGCTTCTCAACTTCGCAAACGCCGTTGTTTTAACAAAACGATCGGCGGAGAAGATGTTCAAATTACTTGACATGTACGAAACCATCCGCGATTTAATCCCAGCCATTAATGGCTTCCCTGAAAATTGTAGAACAGAGCTAATTTCCGAAGCCGAAGGGGCAAAAAACGGGATAGGCGAAGCAATAGTCGGCATTTTCTACGACCTAGAGAACTCAATCAAAAGCGACAACGCGAAAATTCCAGTTCCAGGAGGAGCAGTTCATCCATTGACACGCTACATAATGAATTACCTAAAATACGCATGCGAGTACAAAGAAACCCTAGAACAGGTCTTCCAATTTCTCGACCCTAAAGCCGATGAAAACCGACCGGCAAGAATGGACGAGAACGACGACGCGTCGCCGAGAAAATCTCAGCTCGCAATTCAGATCGCAATGGTAATGGATCTGCTCGACGCGAATCTCGCAATGAGATCGAAACTATACCGCGACGCATCTCTTCGGTACATCTTCCTGATGAACAACGGAAGGTACATAGTACAAAAGATCAAAGGCTCAAGTGGAATTACCGAGTTGATGGGCGACCGTTGGTGCCGGAAACGATCGACGAATCTGCGACAATACCACAAAAATTACCAGAGAGAAACATGGAGTAAGGTATTGCAATGCCTAAGCCACGAAGGATTGCTGGTGAACGGGAAGGTGTCGAAGCCGATATTGAAGGAGAGATTCAAAAGCTTCAACGCGATGTTCGACGAAATACACAAAACGCAAAGCAGTTGGGTAGTGAGCGACGAGCAACTTCAATCGGAGCTTAGGATATCGGTGTCGGCGGTGATGATTCCGGCGTACCGCTCGTTCGTTGGGAGATTCAAGCAGCATTTCGATCCGGGAAGACAATCGGAGAAGTACATAAAGTATCAGCCTGAAGACATTGAAGGTTTGATTGATGACCTGTTTGATGGAAATACTGCGTCTATGGGGAGAAGAAGATAG